One window of Quercus robur chromosome 12, dhQueRobu3.1, whole genome shotgun sequence genomic DNA carries:
- the LOC126709946 gene encoding probable indole-3-pyruvate monooxygenase YUCCA4 yields MGSCKEKEESTPMCAWVQGPIIIGAGPSGLAVSACLSEHGIPFVILERSNCIASLWQQRTYDRLKLHLPKRFCALPLLGFPLNFPKYPTKEQFISYMEDYATHFSIKPKFNQNVQSAEFDSSCGYWRVKTLDMEYNSRWLIVATGENAEPIIPEIVGIERFHGPVVHTSEYRSGSYFKNRKVLVIGCGNSGMEISLDLCRHKAVPHLVVRNTVHVLPREMFGISSFGLAMALLKLFPLSVVDKFLLLMSYFTLGNTEKLGLHRPKTGPMEHKNVTGKTPVLDVGALSKIKSGKIKVMVGVKEITGNGAKFMDGQEKEFDSIILATGYKSNVPSWLKGCDFFTKDGMPRTPFPNGWKGENGLYTVGFTRRGLLGTASDANKIAKDIADQWRPSEDWKSISNSQVILLKNCNKNKF; encoded by the exons ATGGGTTcttgcaaagaaaaagaagaatcaaCACCAATGTGTGCTTGGGTTCAAGGGCCAATCATTATAGGTGCTGGACCATCTGGTCTTGCTGTCTCTGCTTGCCTATCTGAACATGGAATCCCTTTTGTTATTCTTGAGAGAAGCAACTGCATAGCTTCACTTTGGCAACAAAGAACCTATGACCGCCTCAAACTCCACCTTCCCAAGCGCTTTTGCGCTCTCCCATTACTTGGTTTCCCTCTAAATTTCCCCAAGTACCCAACAAAAGAGCAGTTCATTTCATACATGGAGGATTATGCTACACACTTCTCAATTAAACCCAAGTTCAACCAGAATGTCCAGAGCGCTGAGTTCGATTCCAGTTGTGGGTATTGGAGGGTTAAGACTCTGGACATGGAATACAATTCCCGGTGGCTGATTGTAGCCACCGGCGAAAATGCCGAGCCAATCATACCTGAAATTGTTGGGATCGAACGCTTCCATGGTCCTGTTGTTCATACTAGTGAATATAGGTCTGGCTCTTATTTCAAAAACCGCAAGGTTTTGGTTATTGGGTGTGGCAATTCTGGCATGGAAATCAGCTTGGATCTTTGTAGGCACAAAGCTGTCCCTCATTTGGTTGTTAGAAATACG GTGCACGTTCTGCCCAGAGAAATGTTTGGTATCTCATCATTTGGATTAGCAATGGCTCTACTCAAATTGTTTCCCTTAAGTGTAGTAGACAAATTCCTTTTGCTAATGTCTTACTTCACCCTGGGAAACACAGAAAAATTAGGCCTCCACCGCCCCAAAACAGGTCCTATGGAGCACAAAAATGTTACAGGCAAGACCCCAGTCCTTGACGTTGGAGCTCTATCAAAAATTAAATCCGGTAAAATAAAG GTAATGGTAGGTGTGAAGGAGATAACAGGAAATGGAGCCAAATTTATGGATGGTCAAGAAAAGGAGTTCGACTCTATAATCCTAGCAACTGGGTACAAAAGCAATGTGCCTTCTTGGCTGAAG GGCTGTGATTTCTTCACAAAAGATGGCATGCCTAGAACACCATTTCCTAACGGTTGGAAAGGAGAGAATGGATTGTATACAGTAGGGTTCACAAGGAGAGGACTACTAGGCACAGCCTCTGATGCCAATAAAATTGCTAAGGACATTGCTGATCAGTGGAGGCCTAGCGAGGACTGGAAGAGTATTAGTAATTCCCAGGTTATCTTACtcaaaaattgtaacaaaaataaattctag